A DNA window from Janibacter sp. A1S7 contains the following coding sequences:
- a CDS encoding Ppx/GppA phosphatase family protein has product MRVAAIDCGTNSIRLLIADHDTERNVLTDVARRVEVVRLGQGVDTTGRLDDQALGRTLDMCREYAEQCRHEQVPAGNVRLVATSATRDATNSEDFVLGVRKAFGELDVTPEVILGEDEARLGFIGATGALADEGFEGPYLVVDIGGGSTEVVRGTRDVVAGTSLDIGSVRLTERHHRTDPPTQEVIDAARFDIAEALDQAEAAVGFGGVNTVIGLAGSVTTVTAQALGLSAYDPAAIHLAELSVEQYMEACERLILSTRAERAAQPFMHPGRVDVIGAGALIWYELLDRVRGANGPDLVVTTSERDILDGIALSIVVPDEPEAEDQQSTG; this is encoded by the coding sequence ATGAGAGTCGCAGCAATCGACTGTGGGACCAATTCGATCCGCCTGCTGATCGCCGACCACGACACGGAGCGGAATGTCCTGACCGACGTGGCCCGTCGGGTCGAGGTCGTCCGCCTCGGTCAGGGCGTCGACACCACCGGCCGGCTGGATGACCAGGCATTGGGCCGAACCCTCGACATGTGCCGCGAGTACGCAGAACAGTGCCGTCACGAGCAGGTTCCTGCGGGCAACGTACGCCTCGTCGCGACGTCGGCCACCCGCGACGCGACCAACTCCGAGGACTTCGTGCTCGGCGTGCGAAAGGCGTTCGGCGAGCTGGACGTCACGCCCGAGGTCATCCTCGGAGAGGACGAGGCCCGGCTGGGCTTCATCGGTGCGACCGGCGCCCTGGCCGACGAGGGTTTCGAGGGGCCCTACCTCGTGGTGGACATCGGCGGGGGCTCCACCGAGGTCGTGCGCGGGACCCGGGACGTCGTCGCGGGCACCTCGCTGGACATCGGGAGCGTGCGTCTGACCGAGCGTCACCATCGCACCGACCCGCCGACCCAGGAAGTCATCGACGCAGCGCGTTTCGACATCGCCGAGGCACTTGATCAGGCCGAGGCCGCCGTGGGATTCGGCGGAGTCAACACCGTCATCGGACTGGCCGGATCGGTCACCACCGTCACCGCGCAGGCGCTCGGCCTGAGCGCCTACGACCCGGCTGCCATCCATCTGGCCGAACTCTCGGTCGAGCAGTACATGGAAGCCTGCGAGCGCCTCATCCTCAGCACCCGGGCCGAGCGCGCGGCACAACCCTTCATGCACCCCGGCCGCGTCGACGTCATCGGCGCCGGGGCGCTCATCTGGTACGAGCTCCTCGATCGAGTTCGTGGAGCAAACGGTCCCGACCTGGTCGTCACGACATCCGAGCGGGACATCCTCGACGGCATCGCATTGTCGATCGTCGTGCCGGACGAGCCGGAGGCCGAGGACCAGCAGTCGACCGGCTGA
- a CDS encoding ABC transporter permease, protein MTSASIEVETRGEPSPPTGGTKAKKSGIGLGTYIVIRALLIIPTVFILTTTVFILMRLTGDPITASVGGRLPPEQLAERIHEAGYDRPVVVQYLDYLGGILRGDFGTTISDNIQVTELLTRYGTATLELVFYALIVAFVLGIPLGMLAAYRRDHGTDAGLRVLAILGYATPVFFAGLLLKLVFSVWLDWLPVSGRVTSSNQLILQGVSAPTHIYIIDALRLGNLDIVTDVLTHAVLPAIALGLLVGGVFLRLVRTNMIGTLGQDYIESGRSRGVSERRLVTKHAYRPALVPIITVMGMQIALMLGGAILTETTFGWQGLGFKLAEYLQARDFVAVQGIVVMLAVIVAVTNFIVDVLAALIDPRVRY, encoded by the coding sequence ATGACTTCAGCATCCATCGAGGTCGAGACCCGGGGTGAGCCCTCGCCGCCGACCGGCGGGACGAAGGCCAAGAAATCCGGTATCGGTCTCGGCACGTACATCGTGATCCGCGCCCTGCTGATCATCCCCACGGTGTTCATCCTGACCACGACCGTCTTCATCCTGATGCGGCTGACCGGTGACCCGATCACGGCCTCGGTCGGCGGGCGGCTCCCTCCGGAACAGCTGGCCGAGCGCATCCACGAGGCCGGCTACGACCGGCCGGTCGTCGTCCAGTACCTCGACTACCTGGGCGGCATCCTGCGCGGTGACTTCGGCACGACGATCAGTGACAACATCCAGGTCACCGAGTTGCTGACCCGGTACGGCACGGCGACGCTCGAGCTGGTCTTCTACGCACTGATCGTGGCCTTCGTGCTCGGGATCCCTCTGGGGATGCTCGCCGCCTACCGTCGTGACCACGGCACGGACGCCGGGCTGCGCGTCCTGGCGATCCTCGGCTACGCCACCCCGGTCTTCTTCGCCGGGCTGCTGCTCAAGTTGGTGTTCTCGGTGTGGCTGGACTGGCTGCCCGTCTCCGGACGGGTCACATCCAGCAACCAGCTGATCCTGCAGGGCGTGTCCGCGCCCACGCACATCTACATCATCGACGCACTCCGACTGGGCAACCTCGACATCGTCACGGACGTGCTCACCCACGCAGTCCTGCCGGCGATCGCCCTGGGGCTGCTCGTCGGCGGTGTCTTCCTGCGGCTGGTCCGCACCAACATGATCGGCACCCTCGGGCAGGACTACATCGAGTCCGGCCGATCGCGGGGTGTCAGCGAGCGTCGTCTGGTGACCAAGCACGCCTACCGCCCGGCGCTGGTGCCGATCATCACCGTCATGGGCATGCAGATCGCGCTCATGCTGGGCGGGGCGATCCTGACCGAGACGACCTTCGGGTGGCAGGGGCTGGGCTTCAAGCTGGCGGAGTACCTGCAGGCCCGTGACTTCGTGGCCGTCCAGGGCATCGTGGTCATGCTCGCGGTCATCGTCGCCGTGACCAACTTCATCGTCGACGTCCTGGCGGCGCTGATCGACCCGAGAGTGAGGTACTGA
- a CDS encoding polysaccharide pyruvyl transferase family protein — MKVVVIGDVSWAGQYHLGDEAMTEAAIDQLKRHGADITLVAGDPELSAEYYQVDTIRRLGFRNVPRPKKITLLSTLESALSGEATVPKAMAPAVDAVRRADALVIAGGGNLNSTGEHHLFERLALTRIAEFFDVPLFVSSQSVGPQLSKDDREIVREIADYSVVFGVRERSSAQLMEGICAEPDKVVLTFDDALLIPQMAASSVPETKITLPRSFVVGSFTYHPGATELPPRDYYYEVAAALDHIVSTCDVDIVLIPHMGVLGPGDTNDRDRLGHARIAEFMVSDRVHQLPMISAAQAVSVTSGAQFTVSTRYHPLVFGPAVGVPAVGLVTSHYSMIRMRGALEHVGMSTLAVPYEAWNGLFGPKVVSAISRDREELKAHLDEVGAASIRYQRAWWDGIAARIRGTGEVMTDDVPTPRTYEWGTPADQDSLAVFAGMHEALNRTRNRLALHAQERRRTAKEQAVQHSQLTQEVERLRKDGQRLRDEGRHLEQELAKSTEAAATAQRSLQRQVDEIRYKQRPPGAAIRDGARRRLRRWRAGT, encoded by the coding sequence ATGAAGGTCGTCGTCATCGGCGATGTCAGTTGGGCCGGGCAATACCATCTGGGAGACGAGGCCATGACGGAGGCCGCCATCGACCAGCTGAAGCGACACGGCGCCGACATCACCCTCGTCGCCGGCGACCCGGAGCTGTCGGCCGAGTACTACCAGGTGGACACCATCAGGAGGCTCGGCTTCCGTAACGTCCCCCGGCCCAAGAAGATCACACTGCTGTCCACGCTCGAGTCCGCGCTCTCGGGTGAGGCAACGGTTCCCAAGGCCATGGCGCCGGCCGTCGACGCGGTACGCCGAGCCGACGCGCTGGTCATCGCCGGGGGTGGAAACCTCAACTCCACCGGTGAGCATCACCTGTTCGAGCGTTTGGCCCTGACTCGAATCGCTGAGTTCTTCGACGTCCCACTCTTCGTCTCCAGTCAATCCGTCGGCCCGCAGCTGTCGAAGGATGACCGGGAGATCGTCCGGGAAATCGCTGACTACTCTGTGGTGTTCGGTGTCCGGGAACGATCGTCTGCCCAACTGATGGAGGGGATCTGCGCGGAGCCCGACAAGGTCGTGCTCACCTTCGACGACGCCCTGCTCATCCCACAGATGGCGGCTTCGAGCGTGCCCGAGACGAAGATCACGCTGCCGCGCTCCTTTGTCGTGGGGAGCTTTACATACCATCCCGGAGCAACCGAGTTGCCGCCCAGAGATTACTACTACGAGGTGGCAGCGGCTCTGGACCACATCGTGTCCACCTGCGATGTCGACATCGTCCTGATTCCCCACATGGGCGTGCTCGGTCCCGGTGACACGAACGACCGGGACCGCCTCGGCCATGCACGCATTGCCGAGTTCATGGTGAGTGACCGGGTGCACCAGTTGCCGATGATCTCCGCCGCGCAGGCCGTCTCGGTGACCTCCGGAGCGCAGTTCACAGTGTCCACTCGGTATCATCCGCTCGTCTTCGGCCCCGCGGTTGGCGTCCCGGCAGTCGGGCTCGTGACGAGTCACTACTCGATGATCCGTATGCGCGGCGCCCTGGAGCACGTTGGCATGAGCACACTGGCCGTCCCGTACGAGGCGTGGAACGGCTTGTTCGGCCCCAAGGTGGTCAGTGCGATCTCCCGGGACCGCGAAGAACTGAAGGCACACCTGGATGAGGTGGGCGCGGCGTCGATCCGGTACCAGCGCGCCTGGTGGGACGGCATCGCCGCCCGTATCCGTGGCACCGGGGAGGTGATGACGGACGATGTGCCGACACCCCGGACATACGAATGGGGCACGCCGGCGGATCAGGACTCGTTGGCGGTGTTCGCCGGCATGCACGAGGCGCTCAACCGGACCAGGAACCGACTCGCGCTCCACGCCCAGGAACGGCGGCGAACGGCCAAGGAGCAGGCCGTGCAGCACAGTCAGCTGACCCAGGAGGTCGAGCGCCTCCGCAAGGATGGTCAACGGCTCAGGGACGAGGGTCGACACCTGGAGCAGGAACTGGCCAAGAGCACCGAGGCTGCGGCGACGGCACAGCGCTCCCTGCAGAGGCAGGTCGACGAGATCCGCTACAAGCAACGACCGCCCGGTGCAGCCATCAGGGACGGGGCGCGGCGCAGGCTTCGCCGGTGGCGCGCCGGCACGTAG
- a CDS encoding ABC transporter substrate-binding protein: MSSRTWRIAAATVAASAMTISACTTSSTSGDGDSGGDGDSGGTLTIGTTDKVVSLDPAGAYDNGSSAVMQQVYPFLMNSAPGEAVPEPDIAASAEFTSPKEFTVKLKEGLTFANGHDLTSSDVKFTFDRQTEIADPEGPSSLLGNLNKTTAPDDQTVVFHLKGAYDQTWPGVLTSVVAPIVDEEVFSPTEVMSDNDIVDANPFAGPYQIDSYDKNSLVSYKAFDDYDGILPAAKTKTVNVKYYSDANNLKLDIGNGNIDMAYRTLGPTDIEDLSKNDDVKIHKGPGGELRYMVYNFNTMPFGKKTEDPDPQKALAVRQAMADSLDREALAKQVYKGTFEPVYSFVPEGFEGQTQPLKKMYGDGEGGPDAERAAERLKDAGVETPVTIHLQYNTDHYGSSSGEEYAMIKSQLEGTDLFKVDLQSTEWVQYGKDRTNDEYPVYQLGWYPDYSDADNFLTPFFLNPGSFLAQHFNDQEINSLIKEQRSEPDEAKRNKLLGELQTKVAEQLPTLPFLQGAQVAVAGKDVKGIILDPSFKLHMSTIEK; this comes from the coding sequence ATGTCCTCACGTACGTGGCGCATTGCCGCGGCGACAGTCGCGGCCTCGGCCATGACGATCAGTGCCTGCACCACCTCCTCGACGAGCGGCGATGGCGACTCGGGTGGTGACGGCGACTCGGGTGGCACCCTCACGATCGGCACGACCGACAAGGTCGTCTCACTGGACCCCGCGGGGGCCTATGACAACGGTTCCTCGGCCGTGATGCAGCAGGTGTACCCCTTCCTGATGAACTCCGCACCCGGTGAGGCCGTGCCCGAGCCGGACATCGCCGCCTCCGCCGAGTTCACCTCGCCGAAGGAATTCACCGTCAAGCTGAAGGAGGGGCTGACCTTCGCCAACGGTCACGACCTGACCTCCTCGGACGTGAAGTTCACCTTCGACCGGCAGACCGAGATCGCCGACCCCGAAGGGCCGTCCTCGCTGCTGGGCAACCTGAACAAGACGACTGCGCCTGACGACCAGACCGTCGTCTTCCACCTGAAGGGCGCCTACGACCAGACTTGGCCGGGAGTGCTCACATCCGTGGTGGCGCCCATCGTCGACGAGGAGGTCTTCTCCCCGACCGAGGTCATGTCGGACAACGACATCGTGGACGCCAACCCCTTCGCCGGGCCGTACCAGATCGACAGTTACGACAAGAACAGCCTCGTGTCCTACAAGGCCTTCGACGACTACGACGGCATCCTCCCGGCCGCGAAGACCAAGACCGTCAACGTCAAGTACTACTCGGACGCGAACAACCTCAAGCTGGACATCGGCAATGGCAACATCGACATGGCCTACCGCACCCTCGGTCCCACGGACATCGAGGACCTGTCGAAGAACGACGACGTGAAGATCCACAAGGGTCCCGGCGGCGAGCTGCGGTACATGGTCTACAACTTCAACACCATGCCGTTCGGCAAGAAGACCGAGGACCCGGACCCGCAGAAGGCCCTGGCCGTGCGACAGGCCATGGCCGACTCGCTCGACCGCGAGGCTCTTGCGAAGCAGGTCTACAAGGGCACCTTCGAGCCGGTGTACTCATTCGTGCCGGAGGGTTTCGAGGGGCAGACCCAACCGTTGAAGAAGATGTACGGCGACGGTGAGGGCGGTCCGGACGCAGAGCGTGCCGCAGAGCGCCTGAAGGATGCCGGGGTCGAGACCCCGGTGACGATTCACCTGCAGTACAACACCGACCACTACGGCTCGTCCTCGGGTGAGGAGTACGCGATGATCAAGTCGCAGCTGGAGGGGACCGACCTGTTCAAGGTCGACCTGCAGTCGACCGAGTGGGTCCAGTACGGCAAGGACCGGACCAATGACGAGTACCCCGTGTACCAGCTGGGCTGGTACCCCGACTACTCGGACGCGGACAACTTCCTCACGCCGTTCTTCCTCAACCCGGGTAGCTTCCTCGCCCAGCACTTCAACGACCAGGAGATCAACTCGTTGATCAAGGAGCAGCGTTCGGAGCCCGACGAGGCCAAGCGCAACAAGCTGCTCGGTGAGCTGCAGACGAAGGTGGCGGAACAGCTACCCACCCTGCCGTTCCTCCAGGGTGCCCAGGTTGCGGTGGCGGGCAAGGACGTCAAGGGCATCATCCTCGACCCGTCCTTCAAGTTGCACATGTCCACCATCGAGAAGTAG
- a CDS encoding MazG nucleotide pyrophosphohydrolase domain-containing protein codes for MPHLILLASSPRVPAGLLSRDAWRALDAADLVLAADVEEDLPLALADDGIAVTPIGHERVTERARVLVELAGQQETIWLGSADGDPGLSDAIATEVSRLDEGPEVEVLVGSWDVDGGRLLDAVAVMDRLRAPGGCAWVAAQDHASLAPFVLEEAQEVHEALEAVIADPGDARVREDLTDELGDLLFQVLFHARVAADHTQQPFDVDDVAAALVDKLVRRNPHVFGNASAETLEEIEAQWQTIKAQEKAARNSGT; via the coding sequence GTGCCGCACCTGATCCTCCTGGCATCGAGTCCGCGGGTACCGGCGGGGCTCCTCAGCCGGGATGCCTGGCGTGCACTCGACGCCGCCGACCTGGTCCTGGCAGCGGACGTCGAGGAAGACCTTCCCCTCGCCCTCGCTGACGACGGGATCGCGGTGACGCCGATCGGCCACGAGCGAGTGACCGAGCGGGCGCGCGTGCTCGTGGAGTTGGCCGGCCAGCAGGAGACGATCTGGCTGGGCTCTGCCGACGGCGACCCCGGGCTGAGCGACGCGATCGCCACCGAGGTCTCCCGCCTCGACGAGGGGCCCGAGGTCGAGGTCCTCGTCGGGTCCTGGGACGTCGACGGCGGTCGACTCCTCGACGCCGTCGCGGTCATGGACCGACTGCGTGCACCCGGAGGGTGCGCCTGGGTGGCGGCGCAGGACCACGCGAGCCTGGCCCCCTTCGTCCTGGAGGAGGCGCAGGAGGTCCATGAGGCGCTCGAGGCCGTGATCGCCGATCCCGGGGACGCGAGGGTCCGCGAGGACCTGACCGACGAGCTGGGCGACCTGCTCTTCCAGGTGCTCTTCCACGCCCGGGTGGCCGCCGACCACACGCAGCAGCCCTTCGACGTCGACGACGTGGCGGCTGCGCTGGTCGACAAGCTCGTGCGCCGCAACCCGCACGTCTTCGGGAACGCGAGCGCCGAGACCCTCGAGGAGATCGAGGCGCAGTGGCAGACGATCAAGGCGCAGGAGAAGGCGGCCCGCAACAGCGGGACCTGA
- the eno gene encoding phosphopyruvate hydratase: MASIEAVGAREILDSRGNPTVEVEVALDDGVIARAAVPSGASTGAFEAVERRDGDPSRYLGKGVEDAVRAVEDDLMPRVIGFEASEQRLIDAEMIEADGTANKGSIGANAILGVSLAVAKAAAESAGLPLFRYVGGPNAHVLPVPMMNILNGGSHADSNVDIQEFMIAPIGAPSFREALRWGTEVYHALKAVLKDKGLSTGLGDEGGFAPDLGSNREALDLIIDAIRAAGYTPGTQVALALDVAASEFFSDGTYTFEGEQRTARQMADYYGELVDAYPLVSIEDPLNEDDWDGWQELTAQLRDRVQLVGDDLFVTNPERLQRGITESSANALLVKVNQIGSLTETMDAVDLAHRNGFRSMMSHRSGETEDVTIADLAVATNCGQIKTGAPARSERVAKYNQLLRIEEELDDAAVYAGAGAFPRFVG; the protein is encoded by the coding sequence GTGGCCAGCATTGAGGCAGTAGGCGCGCGCGAGATCCTCGACTCCCGCGGCAACCCGACGGTCGAGGTCGAAGTGGCTCTCGACGACGGGGTCATCGCCCGCGCCGCGGTCCCGAGCGGTGCCTCCACCGGTGCCTTCGAGGCGGTCGAGCGCCGGGACGGTGACCCGAGCCGCTACCTGGGCAAGGGCGTCGAGGATGCCGTGCGGGCCGTGGAGGACGATCTGATGCCGCGGGTCATCGGTTTCGAGGCGAGCGAGCAGCGCCTCATCGACGCCGAGATGATCGAGGCCGACGGGACCGCCAACAAGGGCTCCATCGGCGCGAACGCCATCCTCGGTGTCTCCCTCGCGGTCGCCAAGGCGGCTGCCGAGTCCGCGGGACTCCCGCTCTTCCGCTACGTCGGTGGTCCCAACGCCCACGTGCTGCCCGTGCCGATGATGAACATCCTCAACGGTGGCTCCCACGCCGACTCCAATGTCGACATCCAGGAGTTCATGATCGCGCCGATCGGCGCCCCGTCCTTCCGAGAGGCGCTGCGCTGGGGTACCGAGGTCTACCACGCGCTCAAGGCCGTGCTGAAGGACAAGGGCCTCTCGACCGGTCTGGGTGACGAGGGCGGCTTCGCGCCCGACCTCGGCAGCAACCGCGAGGCGCTCGACCTGATCATCGACGCCATCCGGGCGGCCGGGTACACCCCGGGCACGCAGGTCGCGCTCGCGCTCGACGTGGCGGCCAGCGAGTTCTTCTCGGACGGGACCTACACGTTCGAGGGGGAGCAGCGCACCGCGCGGCAGATGGCCGACTACTACGGCGAGCTCGTCGACGCCTACCCGCTGGTGTCCATCGAGGACCCGCTCAACGAGGACGACTGGGACGGGTGGCAGGAGCTGACCGCCCAGTTGCGTGACCGCGTCCAGCTGGTCGGGGACGACCTCTTCGTCACCAACCCCGAGCGGCTGCAGCGAGGCATCACGGAGTCCTCCGCCAACGCGCTCCTCGTCAAGGTCAACCAGATCGGCTCGCTCACGGAGACGATGGACGCCGTCGACCTGGCCCACCGCAACGGATTTCGCTCGATGATGAGTCATCGCTCCGGCGAGACCGAGGACGTGACGATCGCGGACCTGGCCGTCGCCACCAACTGTGGCCAGATCAAGACCGGTGCCCCCGCTCGATCCGAGCGCGTCGCGAAGTACAACCAGCTGCTGCGCATCGAGGAGGAGCTCGACGACGCAGCCGTCTACGCAGGCGCGGGTGCCTTCCCGCGCTTCGTGGGCTGA
- a CDS encoding ABC transporter permease encodes MSAPTTAPSRPPLLWRLPILSHLKKSVGLQRGMLVAGLVMSIVTLVCALFAPLIAPYGFSQMKEDGRAFGAQQPPSAEHPWGTTVGGYDVLSRTIWGAQTAVEVIVVAVVLSIFIGVALGLVSGYVGGWVDRVLVVVADAIYALPSLLLAIVLAITISGGQSSRWGGIFAAAGSITVVFIPQYFRVIRAETTRLKGEAFVDAARVIGTPAPRVMFRHIYRNATRTLPLIFTLNSSEAILTLAGLGFLGFGIEPTAASEWGYDLNKALSDTTSGIWWTGVFPGLAIVWTVLGVTLVGESMNDLNDPRLRGRRRAKIRKKTEPSEKVTA; translated from the coding sequence GTGAGTGCACCCACCACCGCACCCTCGCGACCGCCGCTGCTGTGGCGTCTGCCCATTCTCTCCCACCTGAAGAAGAGCGTCGGCCTGCAGCGGGGCATGCTCGTCGCCGGTCTGGTCATGAGCATCGTGACCCTGGTCTGTGCCCTCTTCGCGCCGCTGATCGCGCCCTACGGCTTCTCCCAGATGAAGGAGGACGGCCGGGCCTTCGGCGCCCAGCAGCCACCCTCTGCGGAACACCCATGGGGGACGACCGTGGGCGGGTACGACGTGCTTTCCCGGACCATCTGGGGCGCCCAGACCGCAGTCGAGGTGATCGTCGTGGCGGTGGTCCTCTCGATCTTCATCGGGGTGGCCCTGGGGTTGGTGTCCGGGTACGTCGGCGGCTGGGTCGACCGCGTGCTCGTCGTCGTGGCGGACGCGATCTACGCGCTCCCGTCCCTGTTGCTGGCGATCGTTCTGGCGATCACGATCAGCGGCGGCCAGTCCAGCCGCTGGGGAGGCATCTTCGCGGCGGCCGGCTCGATCACCGTCGTGTTCATCCCGCAGTACTTCCGGGTGATCCGAGCCGAGACCACCCGACTGAAGGGGGAGGCCTTCGTCGACGCGGCGAGGGTGATCGGGACCCCGGCCCCACGGGTGATGTTCCGTCACATCTACCGCAACGCCACCCGGACCCTCCCGCTGATCTTCACCCTGAACTCGTCGGAGGCGATCCTCACGCTTGCCGGTCTGGGCTTCCTCGGCTTCGGCATCGAGCCCACTGCCGCCTCCGAGTGGGGATACGACCTGAACAAGGCACTGTCCGACACGACGAGTGGGATCTGGTGGACCGGTGTCTTCCCCGGCCTGGCCATCGTCTGGACCGTCCTCGGGGTGACCCTCGTCGGCGAGAGCATGAACGACCTGAACGACCCGCGTCTGCGTGGCCGCCGGCGTGCCAAGATCCGCAAGAAGACCGAGCCGTCCGAGAAGGTCACCGCATGA
- a CDS encoding GNAT family N-acetyltransferase, translating into MLPASCRDETRTNEHDQQIGPAVPGWGPPPRPETGTITGDHCTLEPLTSAHADELFTEVGGQHNASLWTWLGQEPVTRVAPFAQYVAGRLDADTVEVVVRDDDGVACGILSLMRIDPVNGCVEIGSVLLGPRLQRTTAATEAMSLLARHVFDLGYRRCEWKCDALNAPSRRAAERLGFTYEGTFRRHVVTKGRSRDTAWFAMVVDDWPRIRAAHDAWLAPDNFHAGVHRRPLVDLLAEAGG; encoded by the coding sequence GTGCTGCCGGCCTCCTGCCGGGACGAGACGCGCACGAACGAGCACGATCAGCAGATCGGCCCCGCAGTGCCCGGATGGGGCCCACCGCCCCGCCCGGAGACGGGCACGATCACCGGCGACCACTGCACCCTCGAGCCGCTGACGAGTGCGCACGCCGACGAGCTCTTCACCGAGGTCGGCGGTCAGCACAACGCCTCCCTGTGGACCTGGCTGGGTCAGGAGCCCGTCACCCGGGTGGCCCCCTTCGCGCAGTACGTCGCCGGGCGTCTGGACGCCGACACCGTCGAGGTGGTCGTCCGTGATGACGATGGCGTGGCCTGCGGGATCCTCTCCCTGATGCGGATCGACCCGGTCAACGGCTGCGTCGAGATCGGCAGCGTCCTGCTCGGGCCGCGCCTGCAGCGCACCACTGCGGCGACCGAGGCGATGTCCCTGCTGGCCCGGCACGTCTTCGACCTCGGTTACCGCCGCTGCGAGTGGAAGTGCGACGCCCTCAACGCGCCGTCCCGCAGGGCCGCCGAGCGACTGGGCTTCACCTACGAGGGCACCTTCCGCAGGCACGTCGTGACGAAGGGGAGGTCCCGCGACACCGCGTGGTTCGCCATGGTCGTCGACGACTGGCCGCGGATCCGGGCGGCGCACGACGCGTGGCTGGCCCCGGACAACTTCCACGCGGGCGTGCACCGGCGACCCCTGGTCGACCTGCTCGCCGAGGCCGGGGGTTAG
- a CDS encoding FtsB family cell division protein → MTTRRWVVLGSLMTLLALMLVPTGKSWYDQQQRLDELHSQVAAQEAHVDELQRERDLWQTDAYVEAQARKRLKFVRPGERTYTVVDPEKPIADIDPETGTVQSSDTQPWYEKMADSASTADRAENDK, encoded by the coding sequence ATGACCACCCGACGATGGGTGGTCCTCGGGTCGTTGATGACCCTGCTGGCCCTCATGCTCGTGCCCACGGGTAAGTCCTGGTACGACCAGCAGCAACGTCTCGACGAGCTGCACTCGCAGGTCGCGGCACAGGAGGCCCACGTCGACGAGCTGCAACGTGAACGCGATCTGTGGCAGACGGACGCGTACGTCGAGGCCCAGGCCCGCAAGCGGCTGAAGTTCGTGCGCCCCGGCGAGCGGACCTACACCGTGGTCGATCCCGAGAAGCCGATCGCGGACATCGACCCCGAGACCGGGACGGTGCAGTCGTCCGACACCCAGCCCTGGTACGAGAAGATGGCCGACTCGGCGAGCACGGCCGACAGGGCGGAGAACGACAAGTGA
- a CDS encoding DUF501 domain-containing protein gives MTSDEQGNDLARVLPEDLKTIHEQLGRPARSAVDIAHRCPCGGPTVVRTAPRLPGGTPFPTSFYATCPRLTGAISTLESSGLMAQMSQRLLEDEGLAARHRAAHEDYLARRAELGEVPEIDGVSAGGMPTRVKCLHVLVAHSLAAGPGINPLGDEALDLLPEWWRASPCISTDEGSD, from the coding sequence GTGACGAGCGACGAGCAGGGCAATGACCTCGCGCGGGTCCTCCCCGAGGACCTGAAGACCATCCACGAGCAGCTCGGGCGTCCGGCACGCAGTGCCGTCGACATCGCCCACCGGTGTCCGTGCGGGGGGCCGACCGTGGTCCGTACGGCTCCGCGCCTTCCGGGCGGAACTCCTTTCCCCACGAGTTTCTATGCCACGTGCCCGCGGTTGACGGGGGCGATCTCGACGCTCGAGTCCTCCGGGCTCATGGCACAGATGTCACAGCGACTGCTCGAGGACGAGGGCTTGGCCGCGCGCCACCGCGCCGCCCACGAGGACTACCTGGCACGTCGGGCCGAACTCGGTGAGGTGCCCGAGATCGACGGGGTCTCCGCCGGCGGAATGCCCACGCGTGTGAAGTGTCTGCATGTTCTCGTGGCACACTCTTTGGCTGCCGGTCCCGGGATCAACCCCCTCGGCGACGAGGCACTTGACCTGCTGCCCGAGTGGTGGCGCGCCAGCCCGTGCATCAGCACGGACGAAGGGAGCGACTGA